A single Malaclemys terrapin pileata isolate rMalTer1 chromosome 3, rMalTer1.hap1, whole genome shotgun sequence DNA region contains:
- the POMC gene encoding pro-opiomelanocortin, which produces MLKPIRSGLLAIVGVLLFHAAGGVTSQCWQSSRCQELSAEAGLLECIKACKLDLSAESPVYPGNGHLQPLSENIRKYVMSHFRWNKFGRKNSSSVAGHKREEIPSNLLFGFFPDASPAQRGDKEEEGAALERQDSKRSYSMEHFRWGKPVGRKRRPIKVYPNGVEEESAESYPLEFRRDLSKELDYPEFESLESPESEEEMVSEEEEKKDGNSYKMHHFRWNTPPKDKRYGGFMTSENSQTPLMTLFKNAIIKNAYKKGQ; this is translated from the exons ATGCTGAAACCCATCCGGAGCGGCCTGCTGGCGATTGTGGGCGTGCTGCTCTTTCACGCGGCCGGCGGAGTGACCAGCCAGTGCTGGCAGAGCAGCAGGTGTCAGGAGCTCAGCGCAGAAGCTGGCCTGCTG GAGTGCATCAAAGCCTGCAAACTGGACCTGTCTGCAGAGTCACCTGTGTACCCAGGTAATGGCCACCTGCAGCCTCTGTCTGAGAACATCCGGAAGTATGTCATGAGCCACTTCCGCTGGAACAAGTTCGGCAGGAAGAACAGCAGCAGTGTCGCTGGCCACAAGCGAGAAGAGATCCCCAGCAATCTCCTCTTTGGCTTCTTCCCTGATGCTTCCCCAGCCCAAAGAGGAGACAAAGAAGAAGAAGGAGCTGCCCTCGAAAGGCAAGACAGCAAACGATCCTACTCAATGGAGCATTTCCGATGGGGGAAGCCAGTAGGCAGGAAGAGGAGACCCATCAAGGTCTATCCCAATGGGGTGGAAGAGGAGTCCGCCGAGAGCTACCCACTGGAGTTCAGAAGAGACCTCTCTAAGGAACTGGACTACCCTGAGTTCGAGTCCCTGGAAAGCCCAGAGAGCGAGGAAGAGATGGTctcagaggaggaagagaagaaagacGGAAATTCCTACAAGATGCACCATTTCCGATGGAACACCCCGCCAAAAGACAAGCGATACGGGGGCTTCATGACATCGGAGAACAGCCAGACCCCTTTAATGACTCTTTTTAAGAATGCCATAATCAAAAATGCCTACAAGAAAGGCCAGTAA